A window of the Vicugna pacos chromosome 32, VicPac4, whole genome shotgun sequence genome harbors these coding sequences:
- the POLE gene encoding DNA polymerase epsilon catalytic subunit A isoform X5, whose amino-acid sequence MDMRFGFERLKEPGEKTGWLINMHPTEILDEDKRLVSAVDYYFIQDDGSRFKVALPYKPYFYVATRRGCEREVSSFLSKKFQGKIAKVETVPKEDLDLPNHLVGLKRNYIKLSFNTVEDLVKVRKEISPAVKKNREQSHASDAYTAMLSSVLQGGSVITDEEEASKKIADQSDNIVDMREYDVPYHIRLSIDLKIHVAHWYNVRYRGNAFPVEITRRDDLVERPDPVVLAFDIETTKLPLKFPDAETDQIMMISYMIDGQGYLITNREIVSEDIEDFEFTPKPEYEGPFCVFNEPDEVHLLQRWFEHVQETKPTIVVTYNGDFFDWPFVEARAAVNGLSMYQEIGFQKDSQGEYKAPQCIHMDCLRWVKRDSYLPVGSHNLKAAAKAKLGYDPVELDPEDMCRMATEQPQTLATYSVSDAVATYYLYMKYVHPFIFALCTIIPMEPDEVLRKGSGTLCEALLMVQAFHANIIFPNKQEQEFNKLTDDGHVLDAETYVGGHVEALESGVFRSDIPCRFRMNPAAFDFLLQRVEKTMRHAIEEEEKVPMEQVTNFQEVCDQIKTKLSSLKDVPNRIECPLIYHLDVGAMYPNIILTNRLQPSAMVDEATCAACDFNKPGANCQRKMAWQWRGEFMPASRSEYHRIQHQLESEKFPPLTPEGPARAFHELSREEQAKYEKRRLADYCRKAYKKIHVTKVEERLTTICQRENSFYVDTVRAFRDRRYEFKGLHKVWKKKLSAAVEAGDAAEVKRCRNMEVLYDSLQLAHKCILNSFYGYVMRKGARWYSMEMAGIVCFTGANIITQARELIEQIGRPLELDTDGIWCVLPNSFPENFVIKTTSVKKPKVTISYPGAMLNIMVKEGFTNDQYQELAEPSSLTYVTRSENSIFFEVDGPYLAMILPASKEEGKKLKKRYAVFNEDGSLAELKGFEVKRRGELQLIKIFQSSVFEAFLKGSTLEEVYSSVAKVADYWLDVLYSKAANMPDSELFELISENRSMSRKLEDYGEQKSTSISTAKRLAEFLGDQMVKDAGLSCRYIISRKPEGSPVTERAIPLAIFQAEPTVRKHFLRKWLKSSSLQDFDIRTILDWDYYIERLGSAIQKIITIPAALQQVKNPVPRVKHPDWLHKKLLEKNDVCKQKKISELFVLEGKRQVGVAQASGGAQSLAAPDMEDFGLVKPLPSAVPVATKRKRILWESQEESQDLELTMPWQEILGQPPALGSTQEEWLVWLRFHKKKWQLQARQRLAHKRRRRLEAAEGAPRPGAIREGPSAGLGGFFRRTARSILDLPWQIVQISETSQPGLFRLWAVISSDLYCIKLNIPRVFYVNQRVAKTEAGPSYRKVNRVLPRSNTVYNLYEYLVPEDMYQEHINEINTELAAPDIEGVYETQVPLLFRALVQLGCVCVVNKQLVRHLSGWEAETFSLEHLEMRSLAQFSYLEPGSIRHIYLYHHAQGHKALFGVFVPSQRKASVFVLDTVRSNQMPNLSTLYSVEHSLLLEKVGPELLPPSKHTFEVRAETDLKVICRAIQRFLLAYKEERRGPTLIAVQSNWELKRLAGEVPVLEEFPLVPVRVADKISYGVLDWQRYGARRMIRHYLNLDTCLSQAFEMSRYFHVPVGNLPEDISTFGSDLFFARHLQRHNHLLWLSPTLRPDLGGKEADDNRLVMEFDDQAAMEINSSGCYSTVCVELDIQNLAVNTILQSHHVNDMEGADSVGVSFDVIQQASLEDMITGNQAASAPASYDETALCSSTFRILKSMVVGWVKEITQYRNIYADNQVMHFYRWLRSPSSLLHDPALHRTLHSMMKKLFLQLIAEFKRLGSSVVYANFNRIILCTKKRWVEDALAYVEYITNSIHSKEIFHSLTISFSRCWEFLLWMDPSNYGGIKGNVPSSIHCGQRDSPKEGRAEEEGEPEEEEEEQEQEEEGTQELDVEDLLENNWNILQFLPQAASCQSYFLMIVSAYIVAVYHSMKEELRRSTPGSTPVRRRGASQLSQEAQAGAGALPGMITFSQDYVANELTQNFFTITQKIKKKVTGSRNLTELSEMFPVLPGSHLRLNNPALEFIKYVCKVLSLDTNITNQVNKLNRDLLRLVDVGEFSEEAQFQDPCRSYVLPEVICRSCNFCRDLDLCKDPSFSQDGAVLPQWLCSNCQVPYDSSVIEMALVEALHKKLMAFTLQDLICLKCRGVKETNMAVYCSCAGGFSLTIHTKVFMEQIGIFRNIAQHYGMSYLMETLEWLLQQNPELGH is encoded by the exons ATGGACATGCGGTTTGGTTTTGAGAGACTCAAAGAGCCTGGTGAGAAGACAGGCTGGCTGATCAACATGCACCCT ACTGAGATTTTAGATGAAGATAAGCGCTTAGTTAGCGCGGTGGATTACTACTTTATTCAAGATGATGGGAGCAGGTTTAAG GTGGCCTTGCCCTACAAGCCATATTTCTACGTTGCAACCAGAAGG GGTTGCGAGCGAGAAGTTTCATCTTTTCTCTCCAAGAAGTTTCAGGGTAAAATTGCGAAAGTAGAGACTGTCCCCAAAGAGGATCTGGACCTG CCAAATCACTTGGTGGGTTTGAAGCGAAATTACATTAAGCTGTCCTTCAACACTGTGGAGGACCTTGTCAAAGTGAGGAAGGAGATCTCCCCTGCTGTGAAGAAAAACCGGGAGCAGAGCCATGCCAGCGATGCATACACGGCTATGCTCTCCAG TGTTCTACAAGGGGGCAGCGTGATTACTGATGAAGAGGAAGCCTCTAAGAAGATTGCTGACCAGTCAGACAACATTGTAGACATGCGAGAGTACGACGTGCCCTACCACATCCGCCTCTCCATCGACCTGAAGATCCACGTG GCTCACTGGTACAATGTCAGATACCGAGGAAATGCCTTTCCTGTGGAAATTACCCGCCGAGATGACCTCGTTGAACGACCT GACCCTGTGGTTTTAGCATTTGACATTGAGACGACCAAATTGCCCCTCAAGTTTCCCGACGCTGAGACTGACCAGATTATGATGATTTCCTATATGATTGATGGTCAG GGCTACCTCATCACCAACAGGGAGATCGTCTCAGAAGACATAGAGGATTTCGAGTTCACCCCCAAGCCAGAATACGAAGGGCCCTTCTGTGTCTTCAATGAGCCTGATGAG GTTCATCTACTCCAGAGATGGTTCGAACATGTCCAGGAGACCAAACCCACCATCGTGGTCACCTATAATGGGGACTTCTTTGACTG GCCATTTGTGGAGGCCAGAGCAGCAGTCAACGGACTGAGCATGTACCAGGAGATAGGGTTCCAGAAGGACAGCCAGGGGGAGTACAAGGCACCCCAGTGCATCCACATGGACTGTCTCAG GTGGGTGAAAAGGGACAGTTACCTTCCTGTGGGCAGCCACAACCTCAAGGCAGCTGCCAAAGCAAAGCTGGGCTATGACCCTGTGGAACTGGACCCCGAAGACATGTGTAGGATGGCCACCGAGCAGCCCCAG ACGCTGGCCACTTACTCTGTGTCGGACGCGGTGGCCACGTACTACCTGTACATGAAGTACGTCCACCCCTTTATATTTGCCCTCTGCACCATCATCCCCATGGAGCCTGATGAG GTGTTGCGGAAGGGCTCTGGAACGCTGTGTGAGGCCCTGCTGATGGTGCAGGCCTTCCACGCCAACATCATCTTCCCCAACAAGCAGGAGCAGGAGTTCAACAAACTGACAGATGATGGCCACGTGCTGGATGCGGAGACCTACGTGGGGGGCCACGTGGAGGCCCTGGAGTCGGGCGTGTTCCGCAGTGACATCCCCTGCCGGTTCCGGATG AATCCTGCCGCGTTTGACTTCTTGCTGCAGCGGGTGGAGAAGACCATGCGTCATGCCattgaggaagaggagaaggtgcCCATGGAGCAGGTCACCAACTTCCAAGAG GTGTGTGACCAGATTAAGACCAAGCTCAGTTCCCTGAAAGATGTCCCTAACCGGATTGAGTGTCCTCTTATCTACCACCTGGACGTGGGGGCCATGTACCCCAACATCATCTTGACGAACCGCCTGCAG CCCTCTGCCATGGTGGACGAGGCTACCTGTGCTGCCTGTGACTTCAACAAGCCTGGAGCAAACTGCCAGAGGAAGATGGCCTGGCAGTGGAGGGGCGAGTTCA TGCCAGCCAGTCGCAGTGAGTATCATCGGATCCAGCACCAGCTGGAGTCAGAGAAGTTCCCTCCTTTGACCCCGGAGGGCCCCGCTCGGGCCTTTCACGAGCTGTCCCGTGAGGAGCAGGCCAAGTACGAGAAGAGGAGGCTGGCAG ATTACTGCCGGAAGGCGTACAAGAAGATCCATGTGACCAAGGTGGAGGAGCGTCTCACCACCATCTGCCAGCGGGAGAACTCTTTCTATGTGGACACAGTGCGCGCTTTCCGGGACAGGCGCTATGAGTTCAAAGGTCTCCACAAG GTGTGGAAAAAGAAGCTCTCCGCAGCCGTGGAGGCGGGGGACGCAGCTGAGGTGAAGCGCTGCAGGAACATGGAGGTCCTGTACGACTCCCTGCAGCTGGCacacaagtgcatcctcaactcCTTCTACGGCTACGTCATGCGCAAGGG GGCCCGCTGGTACTCCATGGAGATGGCCGGCATCGTCTGCTTCACGGGGGCCAACATTATCACGCAGGCACGGGAGTTGATTGAGCAGATTGG gAGGCCCTTAGAGCTGGACACAGATGGAATATGGTGCGTCCTGCCCAACAGCTTCCCCGAAAACTTTGTCATCAAGACAACCAGTGTGAAAAAGCCCAAGGTGACCATCTCCTACCCTGGGGCTATGTTAAACATCATGGTCAAG GAAGGCTTCACCAATGATCAGTACCAGGAGCTGGCTGAGCCCTCCTCACTCACCTATGTCACCCGCTCAGAGAACAGCATCTTTTTTGAGGTTGACGGACCCTACCTTGCCATGATCCTTCCAGCCTccaaggaagaaggcaagaagcTGAAGAAGAG GTACGCCGTGTTCAATGAGGATGGCTCCCTGGCTGAGCTCAAGGGCTTCGAAGTTAAACGCCGCGGGGAGCTGCAGCTGATTAAGATCTTCCAGTCCTCGGTGTTCGAGGCCTTCCTCAAGGGCAGCACCCTGGAAGAAGTGTACAGCTCTGTGGCCAAGGTGGCTGATTACTGGCTGGACGTGCTGTACAGCAAG GCAGCTAACATGCCTGATTCGGAGCTGTTTGAGCTGATCTCTGAGAACCGCTCCATGTCTCGGAAGCTGGAAGATTACGGGGAGCAGAAGTCCACGTCCATCAGCACAGCCAAGCGCCTGGCCGAGTTCCTGGGAGACCAGATGGTGAAGGATGCTGGGCTGAGCTGCCGCTACATCATCTCCCGGAAGCCTGAGGGGTCTCCAGTCACAGAGAG GGCTATTCCACTCGCCATTTTCCAGGCCGAGCCCACAGTGAGGAAGCACTTTCTCCGGAAATGGCTGAAGAGTTCTTCCCTTCAAGACTTTGATATTCGTACA ATTCTGGATTGGGACTACTACATTGAGCGGCTGGGAAGTGCCATACAGAAGATCATCACAATCCCCGCAGCCCTGCAGCAG GTGAAGAACCCAGTACCGCGCGTCAAACACCCCGACTGGCTGCACAAAAAACTGCTGGAGAAGAATGATGTCTGCAAGCAGAAGAAGATCAGTGAGCTTTTCGTCCTTGAGGGCAAGAGACAG GTGGGAGTGGCACAAGCCTCGGGTGGTGCCCAGAGCCTTGCTGCTCCTGACATGGAGGACTTTGGCCTCGTGAAGCCGCTCCCCTCAGCAGTCCCTGTTGCTACTAAGAGGAAGCGCATCCTCTGGGAGAGCCAGGAGGAGTCGCAGGACCTGGAACTGACGATGCCTTGGCAGGAGATCTTGGGGCAGCCTCCGGCGCTCGGGAGCACCCAG GAAGAGTGGCTGGTGTGGCTCCGGTTCCACAAGAAGAAGTGGCAGCTGCAGGCTCGACAGCGCCTGGCTCACAAGAGGAGGCGGAGGCTGGAGGCGGCAGAGGGCGCACCGAGGCCTGGGGCCATCCGTGAGGGGCCCTCCGCAGGGCTGGGGGGCTTCTTTCGAAGAACTGCTCGCAGCATTCTTGACCTTCCGTGGCAGATTGTGCAG ATCAGCGAGACCAGCCAGCCTGGCTTGTTCAGGCTGTGGGCTGTCATCAGCAGTGACCTGTATTGCATCAAACTGAACATCCCCCGGGTGTTCTACGTGAACCAGCGTGTGGCCAAAACGGAGGCAGGCCCTTCCTATCGAAAG GTGAATCGAGTTCTTCCTCGCTCCAACACGGTCTACAATCTCTATGAGTACTTGGTGCCAGAGGACATGTACCAGGAACACATCAATGAGATCAACACTGAGCTGGCAGCACCAGACATCGAGGGCGTGTATGAGACTCAG GTTCCGTTATTGTTCCGGGCCCTGGTGCagctgggctgtgtgtgtgtggtcaacAAGCAGCTGGTGAGGCACCTTTCAGGCTGGGAAGCGGAAACCTTCTCTCTTGAGCACCTGGAGATGCGCTCTCTGGCGCAGTTCAGCTACCTGGAGCCAG GGAGCATCCGCCACATCTACCTGTATCATCACGCACAGGGCCACAAAGCTCTCTTCGGCGTCTTCGTGCCCTCACAGCGCAAGGCATCTGTGTTTGTGTTGGACACT GTACGAAGCAACCAGATGCCCAATCTCAGCACCTTGTACTCAGTGGAGCACAGCCTCCTGCTGGAGAAAGTGGGCCCTGAGCTCCTGCCCCCATCCAAACACACTTTTGAAGTTCGGGCTGAAACCGACTTGAAGGTCATCTGCAGAGCCATCCAGCGCTTCCTGCTGGCCTACAAA gaggAGCGCCGAGGGCCGACACTCATCGCCGTTCAGTCCAACTGGGAGCTGAAGAGACTGGCTGGTGAGGTTCCCGTCCTGGAGGAGTTCCCACTAGTGCCTGTGCGTGTGGCTGATAAGATCAGCTACGGGGTCCTGGACTGGCAGCGCTACGGAGCCCGGCGCATGATCCGGCACTACCTCAACCTGGACACTTGCCTATCACAGGCCTTTGAGATGAGCAG GTACTTCCATGTCCCCGTTGGGAACCTGCCTGAGGACATCTCTACCTTTGGCTCCGACCTCTTCTTTGCCCGCCACCTCCAGCGCCACAACCACCTGCTCTGGCTGTCTCCTACCCTGCGCCCTGACttgggtgggaaggaggctgaTGACAACCGGCTTGTCATGGAGTTTGACGACCAGGCCGCGATGGAGATCAACAGTTCAGGCTGTTACTCCACAG TGTGCGTGGAGCTGGACATCCAGAACCTGGCCGTCAACACCATCCTGCAGTCGCACCACGTCAATGACATGGAGGGGGCCGACAGTGTGGGTGTCAGCTTCGATGTGATCCAGCAGGCCTCCCTGGAGGACATGATCACCGGCAACCAGGCCGCCAGCGCCCCCGCCAGCTACGACGAGACGGCCCTCTGCTCGAGCACTTTCAG GATCCTGAAGAGCATGGTGGTGGGCTGGGTAAAGGAGATCACACAGTACCGCAACATCTACGCCGACAACCAGGTGATGCACTTCTACCGCTGGCTCCGGTCCCCGTCCTCGCTGCTCCACGACCCTGCGCTGCACCGCACGCTGCACAGCATGATGAAGAAGCTCTTCCTGCA GCTCATTGCTGAGTTCAAGCGCCTGGGGTCATCGGTGGTCTATGCCAACTTCAACCGCATCATCCTCTGCACCAAGAAGCGGTGGGTGGAAGACGCCCTTGCCTACGTGGAGTATATCACCAACAG caTCCATTCTAAAGAGATCTTCCATTCTTTGACTATTTCTTTCTCTCGATGCTGGGAATTTCTTCTCTGGATGGACCCCTCTAACTATGGTGGAATCAAAGGGAATGTTCCATCTAGTATTCACTGTGGACAG CGGGACTCCCCCAAAGAGGGCAGAGccgaggaggagggggagcctgaagaggaggaggaggagcaggagcaggaggaggaaggcacACAGGAGCTGGATGTGGAGGACTTGCTGGAAAACAACTGGAACATCTTGCAGTTTCTGCCACAGGCAGCCTCCTGCCAGAGCTACTTCCTCATGATTGTTTCCG CCTACATCGTGGCCGTGTACCACAGCATGAAGGAGGAGCTGAGGCGCAGCACCCCAGGGAGTACCCCGGTGCGGAGGAGGGGGGCTAGCCAGCTCTCCCAGGAGGCCCAGGCGGGGGCCGGAGCCCTCCCCG GGATGATCACCTTCTCACAAGACTATGTGGCGAATGAACTCACTCAGAACTTCTTCACCATCACTCAGAAAATTAAGAAGAAAGTCACAGGCTCTCGGAACTTGACCGAGCTCTCAGAAATGTTTCCTGTCCTCCCCGGTTCTCACTTGCGGCTCAATAACCCTGCTCTGGAGTTCATCAAATACGTGTGCAAG